Proteins encoded in a region of the Deinococcus fonticola genome:
- a CDS encoding iron chaperone produces the protein MPAQKANTGFTSEEQAAMKERAAETKRPRGSKTDPEAEVLAKIAELPQPERDMAEKLHTIIKNAAPSLTPKTWYGMPAYALNGKVVCFVQSASKFKTRYATLGFSDTAKLDDGQLWPTAYARAELTPEVKKKIVELVKKAVQ, from the coding sequence ATGCCAGCGCAGAAAGCCAACACCGGATTCACCTCCGAAGAACAGGCTGCCATGAAAGAACGCGCCGCCGAAACCAAGCGCCCGCGTGGCAGCAAAACCGACCCGGAAGCCGAAGTCCTCGCCAAAATTGCTGAATTGCCCCAGCCAGAGCGGGACATGGCGGAGAAACTGCACACCATCATCAAGAACGCCGCGCCCAGCCTCACGCCGAAAACGTGGTACGGGATGCCCGCCTATGCCCTGAACGGCAAGGTCGTCTGCTTCGTCCAGAGCGCCAGCAAATTCAAAACCCGCTACGCCACCCTCGGCTTCAGCGATACCGCGAAACTCGACGACGGACAACTCTGGCCCACCGCTTACGCCCGCGCGGAACTCACGCCAGAAGTCAAAAAGAAAATTGTGGAACTGGTGAAAAAAGCCGTTCAGTAA